A genomic segment from Torulaspora delbrueckii CBS 1146 chromosome 3, complete genome encodes:
- the HMLALPHA2 gene encoding homeodomain mating type protein alpha2 (similar to Saccharomyces cerevisiae HMLALPHA2 (YCL067C); ancestral locus Anc_1.2), giving the protein MTTKIPINLLLNPQQHDDKKEKKDKSESCSKLRGTRVTQHKREADELFFKLSNGIGKPEFELRCELKKVLSSLKVVTTNGKLEENGELLLRTTFQLSKTLSVVLSEFKKVEESNIQFHKSRDWDSERKETNLRCKVPNFEIVPLNTKQDYSTGKRHRGHRLPSEKVEKLELWFNQNISKPYLNQRALRTLVHETSLSPIQIKNWLSNRRRKKKSAGIADTISDLLFTKKNSKTDTKV; this is encoded by the coding sequence ATGACAACCAAAATCCCCATTAATCTACTTCTCAATCCACAGCAACACGAtgacaagaaagaaaaaaaagacAAGTCCGAAAGCTGTTCAAAACTCCGAGGAACAAGAGTTACTCAGCATAAACGAGAAGCTGATGAATtgtttttcaaactttccaATGGAATTGGGAAACCTGAATTCGAACTACGCTGTGAACTCAAAAAGGTGCTATCAAGTTTGAAAGTAGTTACAACGAATGGTAAGTTAGAGGAAAATGGAGAGCTTCTACTCAGAACTACATTTCAGTtatcaaaaactctttcgGTGGTGTTAAGTGAGTTTAAAAAGGTAGAAGAGTCGAACATACAATTCCACAAGTCTAGAGATTGGGATTCGGAGAGGAAAGAAACAAACCTTCGATGCAAAGtcccaaattttgaaattgtcCCTTTAAATACAAAACAGGATTACTCGACAGGTAAGCGGCACAGAGGACATCGTCTCCCTTCagaaaaagttgaaaaattagaGCTGTGGTTCAACCAAAATATCTCGAAACCATATTTGAATCAGAGGGCTCTCAGGACGTTAGTACACGAGACTTCCTTGTCTCCTATACAAATAAAAAATTGGTTATCGAATCGACGTCGAAAGAAAAAATCGGCTGGAATAGCTGATACCATTTCCGATCTCCTTTTCACGAAGAAAAATAGCAAAACTGATACAAAAGTATAA
- the HMLALPHA1 gene encoding transcriptional co-activator mating type protein alpha (similar to Saccharomyces cerevisiae HMLALPHA1 (YCL066W); ancestral locus Anc_1.1) — protein MAVSSKSFRGFRVNRPLFKVQINKDSRTSQCKAKTKFKKAKLDKCQPENSGRLEERHVKTFVVILRPIKIPLPPNILLEKIEQEKRKVYSETSPEIGSLWDSPIAWDNEDLLFSIASDVLGNIYKKPARETASNKPLNSFMAFRAYNSQFGYGLKQNILSSLLASAWHSHPEQQGIWDTFAQQFNFVKPKCGFVEWVDQRYERES, from the coding sequence ATGGCAGTCTCGAGCAAGTCTTTTCGGGGTTTTAGGGTCAATCGTCCTCTATTCAAAGTACAAATCAATAAAGATAGTAGAACCTCTCAGTGTAAGGCGAAGACAAAGTTCAAAAAGGCAAAACTTGATAAATGCCAACCTGAAAATTCCGGGCGACTCGAAGAAAGGCACGTCAAGACCTTTGTGGTCATTTTAAGACCAATCAAGATTCCATTACCTCCCAATATTTTACTAGAAAAAATAGAGCAAGAGAAACGAAAAGTTTACTCAGAAACTTCACCGGAAATAGGCTCTCTATGGGATTCTCCAATCGCTTGGGATAATGAAGACCTTTTATTTTCCATAGCTAGCGATGTCTTAGGTAACATATATAAGAAGCCCGCTCGTGAAACTGCTTCAAACAAGCCACTAAACTCATTTATGGCCTTTCGCGCGTATAACTCACAATTCGGGTACGGCTTGAAGCAGAATATTTTGTCGTCGCTACTAGCTTCGGCGTGGCACTCACATCCAGAGCAGCAAGGGATATGGGACACTTTTGCGCAGCAGTTTAATTTTGTCAAGCCGAAGTGTGGGTTTGTGGAGTGGGTGGATCAAAGATATGAGCGGGAGAGTTAA